GAAGAGTTTGAGAAAAAGATCGCTGAAAATGGCTTCATCGAACACGAGTTCTTTTTCGGTAACTTCTATGGGACGCTCCTCGACAAGACCATCGATGCGATCAAAGCGGGCCACAATCTGCTTTTCGATCTCGATGTGAAGGGTGCGCTGAACCTCAAGAGAATTTTTGGAGACCAGGCGCTGCTCGTTTTCCTCAAACCCCCAAGCATGGAGGAGCTTGCCCGCCGCCTGCAGGCGCGCGATAGCGAGAGTGCCGAAGCGCTGAAAAGCCGTCTCGAACGAGCGGAGATGGAGCTTTCCCATGCCGGAGAGTTCGATTTTGTCGTGGTCAACGACGATCTCGGGCGCACCGTCGATGCGGTTGCGACGCGGATCGCCGAGTTTCTTCCACAACCATAACGCACTATTGCCATGTCGGTCAAACCTGTCGATTTGAACAAGCTGAGAAGTACGCATGAAAATCTCTACGAAACCGTTGTAGCCATTTCAAAGAAAGCGAGGGAGATTCAGGAGGAGGAGCGGGCTGAACTCGAAGAGCGCCTGCTGCCCTACAAGGAGATGATCCGGAACCCCGCGTCGGAGTCCGAATCGGAGAAGGTGTTTCCTGAGCAGATTGCCATCAGCGTGGCGTTCGAGTGCCGCGAAAAGCCTACACAGCAGGCGCTGGCGCAGTATCTCGATCACCAGTACGATTATGTGCTCGAAAAGAGTCCCGAAACGAAAGTAGCGCAGAACGAGGATGAAGATGAATCTGACAGGGATTAACCAGATCACGCTCCGGGTCAACGACGTACGGTTGTCCGAAGAGTTCTATGCCGGAATTCTCGGCTTCCGGGTCGATTACCGCGCCGGGGCGAACATCTCCTACCTCCGGATCAATTCCGACATGCTTGTGCTGGTCAAGGCGGAAACGCCGGGGACCGCCGATGCGCGCGACATCCGCGTGGATCACTTCGGATTCAGGCTGGCCTCTGACGCCGAGGTCGATGAGGCCGCCGTCTATCTCGATGACCGCGGCGTGCACCTGGTGACCCGGCCCGCGCATCGCCGCGAAGGACGCGCCTTTTTCGTGATGGATCCGGATGGCAACCTGATCGAATTTTATTCGATGAATGCCACCGGCCTTCAGCCCCTGGCGGAAAACATTGATACCCGTACGGCCAGCGATATTGCCTCAGACTCCCGCCGGGAGCTTGCCGCTGGCCGCGATCTCAAAAAAACGAGACGCTCACGAAAGTAAGCCGGTTCTTGCCGTTTCTTTGCACCCCAACTCTTTGACGGGATAATTGCCATG
The nucleotide sequence above comes from Chlorobaculum tepidum TLS. Encoded proteins:
- the gmk gene encoding guanylate kinase, which codes for MSAEQVLDQGRLIVFSAPSGTGKSTVAKLVMERLGSLEFSVSATTRQMRAGERDGVDYHFLSREEFEKKIAENGFIEHEFFFGNFYGTLLDKTIDAIKAGHNLLFDLDVKGALNLKRIFGDQALLVFLKPPSMEELARRLQARDSESAEALKSRLERAEMELSHAGEFDFVVVNDDLGRTVDAVATRIAEFLPQP
- a CDS encoding DNA-directed RNA polymerase subunit omega; its protein translation is MSVKPVDLNKLRSTHENLYETVVAISKKAREIQEEERAELEERLLPYKEMIRNPASESESEKVFPEQIAISVAFECREKPTQQALAQYLDHQYDYVLEKSPETKVAQNEDEDESDRD
- a CDS encoding VOC family protein, which gives rise to MNLTGINQITLRVNDVRLSEEFYAGILGFRVDYRAGANISYLRINSDMLVLVKAETPGTADARDIRVDHFGFRLASDAEVDEAAVYLDDRGVHLVTRPAHRREGRAFFVMDPDGNLIEFYSMNATGLQPLAENIDTRTASDIASDSRRELAAGRDLKKTRRSRK